A part of Maridesulfovibrio hydrothermalis AM13 = DSM 14728 genomic DNA contains:
- the fsa gene encoding fructose-6-phosphate aldolase codes for MEFFLDTANLDEIRKAQAQGLMDGVTTNPTLLSREGGDWRRQAQTICNEVDGPVSLEVVGTTAEEMVREAEDLATFGDNVVIKVPITSEGLIATKALYKKGVKTNVTLVFSPLQALLAAKAGATYVSPFVGRLDGISIDGMELISQIRTIFDNYEFPAKILVASIRNPLHVLDSALIGADVATIPFSVISDLAKHPLTDKGLEQFNADWEKLTK; via the coding sequence ATGGAGTTCTTTCTCGATACTGCGAATCTGGATGAAATACGAAAAGCTCAGGCACAGGGGCTTATGGATGGCGTAACAACAAACCCGACTCTGCTTTCCCGGGAGGGTGGTGACTGGCGCAGGCAGGCGCAGACCATTTGTAATGAAGTTGACGGACCGGTCAGTCTTGAAGTGGTAGGAACAACTGCTGAAGAAATGGTTCGTGAAGCTGAAGATCTTGCAACTTTCGGCGACAACGTGGTCATTAAAGTCCCCATTACCTCTGAAGGATTGATTGCTACCAAGGCTCTTTACAAGAAAGGCGTAAAGACAAACGTTACCCTCGTGTTTTCGCCGCTTCAGGCTCTTCTTGCTGCCAAGGCCGGAGCTACTTACGTGAGTCCTTTTGTAGGCCGCCTTGATGGAATATCGATTGATGGAATGGAGCTTATTTCTCAGATCCGTACAATTTTTGATAATTATGAATTTCCGGCAAAAATTCTGGTTGCCAGCATCCGCAATCCCTTGCATGTGCTTGATTCCGCTTTGATAGGTGCAGATGTGGCGACGATTCCATTCAGTGTAATCAGTGACCTTGCCAAACATCCTTTGACTGACAAAGGGCTTGAGCAGTTTAATGCTGACTGGGAAAAACTTACCAAATAG
- a CDS encoding 4Fe-4S binding protein, with protein MSCSKLKLICFSPTRTTRKVLDAIAEGIEADSVEVIDVSRLESIPDTYECADDDLVIIGVPVYYGRVPVPAVKRFATLKGSGGAVVPVVVYGNRDYDDALIELTDMTVRIGFTPIAAAAFIGEHSFSGPDTPIAANRPDEDDLAKARKFGRDLAERLNSIDLENAPSLDIPGNKPYKPLLNRPAAAPISVGECQLCGSCEKVCPADAIQVGTRVETDAMKCILCCACVKICAFNARKMKLERIIQAANTLSIDCAERKEPELFT; from the coding sequence ATGTCATGTTCTAAATTGAAGTTGATTTGTTTTTCACCAACCAGAACCACGAGAAAAGTACTTGATGCAATTGCTGAAGGTATTGAGGCAGATAGCGTTGAAGTCATTGATGTCTCACGTCTGGAGTCCATCCCTGACACTTATGAATGCGCAGATGATGATCTCGTCATAATCGGTGTACCTGTTTATTACGGACGGGTTCCGGTTCCCGCTGTAAAGAGATTTGCTACTCTTAAAGGTTCAGGCGGTGCTGTGGTCCCTGTGGTTGTTTACGGCAATCGGGATTATGATGATGCTCTTATTGAGCTTACCGACATGACTGTCAGAATCGGTTTTACTCCTATAGCTGCAGCCGCGTTTATCGGCGAGCATTCTTTTTCCGGACCGGATACTCCTATCGCCGCCAACCGTCCCGATGAAGATGATCTTGCCAAAGCCCGCAAATTCGGGCGTGATCTGGCTGAAAGATTAAACTCCATTGATCTTGAGAATGCCCCCTCTCTTGATATCCCCGGTAACAAGCCATACAAACCACTTCTAAATCGTCCTGCTGCTGCACCTATTTCTGTTGGTGAATGCCAGCTCTGCGGTTCATGTGAAAAAGTCTGTCCTGCCGATGCAATTCAGGTGGGGACCAGAGTTGAAACCGATGCTATGAAATGCATTTTGTGCTGCGCTTGTGTGAAAATCTGTGCTTTTAATGCCCGTAAAATGAAGTTGGAGCGGATAATTCAGGCTGCTAACACTCTTTCGATAGACTGTGCCGAGCGCAAAGAACCTGAACTTTTTACTTAA
- a CDS encoding ABC transporter substrate-binding protein, whose product MRKFLLFFMGFILAVSTALMPGCSQDSHEVEVKPLRVGWFPWPGWYPIAIAKEKGFFDKHGVSVDPILYTTYTAIFSDFAAAKVDSVHGGLYELLKINVPGMKVVLATDYSEGGEGLVVTSDINSPADLAGKRLGIQGALSGSEFILTTLLRKHGLSRTDLTLVDVGPEIVLETMPEQIQGGYTWEPFLSKAKDKGYKVLFTTADTPGMIPDVIAFQGEVVKKRPADVQAFVDAWFEAQQYWLANREECDTIIARAIGMDAGDISLKGCRILSRQDNLKAFAKESQPSSLFDVGAMQIDFFISVGDASTAPNLEEILDPVFVKGDGDFQK is encoded by the coding sequence ATGCGTAAATTTCTGTTATTTTTTATGGGATTTATTTTGGCGGTATCCACTGCTTTGATGCCGGGGTGTTCTCAAGATTCTCATGAAGTTGAAGTAAAGCCTTTACGCGTCGGCTGGTTTCCCTGGCCCGGGTGGTATCCGATTGCCATTGCAAAAGAAAAGGGGTTTTTTGATAAGCATGGCGTGTCGGTTGATCCGATTTTATATACTACATACACTGCTATTTTTTCAGACTTCGCTGCAGCTAAAGTAGATTCTGTTCACGGCGGATTATATGAGCTTTTGAAAATCAATGTTCCGGGTATGAAAGTCGTGCTCGCCACAGACTATTCCGAAGGCGGGGAAGGTCTGGTTGTGACTTCGGATATTAACAGCCCTGCCGACCTTGCGGGGAAACGCCTCGGGATTCAGGGGGCTTTATCCGGAAGTGAGTTTATCCTGACTACATTGCTGCGCAAACATGGTCTTTCAAGGACTGATCTGACACTTGTGGATGTGGGGCCGGAAATAGTCCTTGAAACAATGCCTGAACAGATTCAGGGCGGCTATACATGGGAACCTTTTTTATCAAAGGCCAAGGATAAAGGATATAAGGTTCTTTTTACCACGGCCGATACTCCGGGAATGATTCCTGATGTAATTGCATTTCAGGGAGAGGTTGTAAAAAAACGTCCCGCGGATGTGCAGGCGTTTGTGGACGCATGGTTTGAGGCTCAGCAGTACTGGCTGGCAAACCGGGAGGAATGCGACACAATTATTGCCAGAGCTATCGGGATGGATGCCGGGGATATTTCGCTGAAAGGATGCCGCATTCTGTCTCGTCAGGACAATCTGAAAGCTTTTGCCAAAGAGTCACAGCCTTCATCCCTTTTTGATGTCGGTGCCATGCAGATCGATTTCTTTATCAGTGTCGGTGATGCTTCAACTGCACCGAATTTGGAAGAAATACTTGATCCTGTTTTTGTCAAAGGTGATGGGGACTTTCAAAAATGA
- a CDS encoding PAS domain S-box protein, which translates to MMLIRLLSSRIKADVCGFMVTLYMLLAAPSLAIASGDGAFVWPVSVSEGTVWALSAIALFVIFFAFFSFLRPAGLCKKLVSAFLLVSLLPICVLAILDQKVTARALSENSQQAMLSAASHTAGAIDSFLLANLSTVRTESTIPQFSIYLRLPPDMRSGSPEEQAVMGILNSLKRRDQANITSIAILDLRGRAVADTYGPDIGKDKSCRDYFTSPMKTGLPYVSDVGLSSTSRQLSLYFSSPIRDTAGKILGILRFRYNAAILQKLLLPSGLLGEHAYSAVLFGNEGLRLADSERPDLVLVPFFSLGQEAWKRIGFDRRINVVDKKPVGIGISRSEFVDPEVTFFNTSLYGSDGMPTLNVKFPIRYAPWTLILGYSETSNLAKIATQSRYALAVVLCIVLGVVLTSLAAIRSIIRPLETLTKAVRELGKGNETVQVSIKSSDEIGELAATFNNMSKALYLSHQKVIASSERLQTLLDTLPDSVTVHDTEGNFLDINDSFEVGYGYSADELENLSISDISGAGLTQEQASERVAACIKEGYQNFDWVARHKDGREFPVHIKLRRFDLPEGIRVMALVSDITERKQAELELLQARNYIANIIDSMPSLLVSVDADGMITQWNIQAEKVTGLKREIAVGQPFEKVIPRLSGEMKRVRKAMQSRSFIGETKRIHNVDGKVCYEDVSIFPLVANGVEGAVIRIDDVTERVQLEQMMVQSEKMLSVGGLAAGMAHEINNPLAGIMGSVQNIRNRLLEDAPKNREAAQKCDIVLENMHAYLEMRDIPKMISGIHESGARAAKIVSNVLNFSRKSGGGFASNDIAELLDKSLELIGSDYDLKKNYDFKNLRVQKDYQPGLGPVYCESSQVQQVFLNLFKNAAEALAEKDFQGELPVLNLRVRKEAGMAVVEIKDNGPGLDKKTCKRIFEPFFTTKPPGKGIGLGLSVSYFIITDQHGGNMEVSSELGKWTKFVVKLPFANSSDEQG; encoded by the coding sequence ATGATGTTAATACGTCTGCTCTCTTCCAGAATTAAGGCAGACGTCTGTGGTTTTATGGTTACTTTGTACATGCTGCTCGCTGCGCCGTCACTTGCAATTGCTTCAGGAGATGGTGCGTTCGTGTGGCCTGTTTCTGTTTCTGAGGGGACTGTGTGGGCTTTATCGGCTATTGCGCTATTTGTGATATTCTTTGCGTTTTTTTCTTTTTTGCGGCCGGCAGGGTTATGCAAAAAGCTTGTCAGTGCTTTTTTGCTGGTTTCATTGTTGCCGATATGCGTTTTAGCCATTCTGGATCAGAAGGTGACCGCGCGCGCTCTTTCAGAAAACAGCCAGCAGGCCATGCTTTCCGCAGCCTCCCATACAGCGGGAGCCATTGATTCATTTCTTCTAGCAAATCTGTCCACTGTTCGTACTGAATCCACTATTCCGCAGTTTTCCATATACTTGCGCCTACCGCCAGATATGCGCTCTGGGTCACCTGAAGAGCAGGCCGTTATGGGCATATTAAATTCACTTAAAAGGCGTGATCAGGCAAATATTACCTCAATTGCAATTCTGGATTTGAGAGGTCGTGCTGTGGCCGATACTTACGGGCCGGATATCGGTAAAGATAAATCTTGCAGGGATTACTTTACTTCTCCGATGAAAACCGGTCTCCCTTACGTTTCAGATGTGGGCCTTTCGTCAACCTCAAGGCAGCTGTCTCTTTATTTCAGCAGTCCTATCCGTGATACTGCGGGTAAAATTCTGGGTATTCTGCGCTTTCGTTACAACGCTGCTATCCTGCAAAAACTGCTTCTTCCGAGCGGTCTTTTGGGGGAACATGCATACAGTGCTGTACTCTTCGGCAACGAAGGGCTGAGGCTTGCGGATAGTGAGCGTCCAGATTTAGTGCTTGTTCCGTTTTTTTCACTGGGACAGGAGGCATGGAAGCGAATCGGGTTTGATCGGCGTATCAACGTGGTAGATAAGAAACCCGTTGGCATCGGTATAAGTCGTAGTGAATTTGTCGATCCAGAAGTGACTTTTTTTAATACATCCCTTTATGGTTCAGACGGTATGCCGACTTTAAACGTTAAATTTCCGATACGCTATGCCCCGTGGACACTGATATTAGGGTATTCTGAGACATCTAATCTAGCCAAAATAGCCACGCAGTCCCGCTACGCACTTGCGGTTGTGTTATGTATTGTGCTGGGGGTTGTTCTTACGTCTCTGGCAGCCATACGCAGTATTATCCGGCCGCTGGAGACTTTGACCAAGGCTGTTCGTGAGCTGGGCAAAGGGAATGAGACTGTACAGGTTTCTATTAAATCAAGTGATGAGATAGGAGAGCTGGCAGCTACTTTTAACAATATGAGCAAGGCCCTTTATCTTTCTCACCAAAAAGTCATTGCTTCCTCTGAACGATTGCAGACGCTTCTCGATACTTTGCCTGACTCGGTGACAGTTCATGATACCGAGGGTAATTTTCTGGATATTAATGACAGCTTTGAGGTTGGTTACGGTTATTCTGCTGATGAGCTGGAAAATCTTTCTATATCAGATATCAGCGGTGCAGGTCTAACTCAAGAGCAGGCCAGTGAACGCGTTGCGGCATGTATAAAAGAGGGATATCAGAATTTTGACTGGGTGGCCCGCCATAAGGACGGAAGAGAGTTTCCTGTTCATATCAAATTGCGCCGCTTTGATTTACCCGAAGGTATCCGGGTTATGGCTTTGGTTTCTGATATAACTGAGCGCAAACAGGCGGAACTTGAACTGTTGCAGGCCCGGAATTATATCGCTAATATTATTGATTCCATGCCGTCTCTTCTGGTGAGTGTTGATGCCGATGGAATGATTACTCAATGGAATATTCAAGCTGAAAAGGTAACCGGATTGAAGAGGGAGATAGCTGTAGGACAGCCTTTTGAGAAGGTGATCCCCCGTCTTTCGGGTGAAATGAAACGGGTGCGTAAGGCCATGCAAAGCCGATCTTTTATTGGAGAGACCAAGCGTATTCATAATGTTGACGGCAAGGTCTGTTATGAGGATGTTTCGATTTTTCCTCTTGTGGCCAACGGGGTTGAAGGAGCTGTTATTCGCATAGATGATGTCACTGAGCGGGTTCAGCTTGAGCAGATGATGGTGCAGTCTGAGAAAATGCTTTCTGTCGGTGGACTTGCAGCTGGTATGGCTCATGAAATAAATAATCCGCTGGCTGGTATTATGGGGAGCGTGCAGAATATCAGGAACCGTCTTTTGGAGGACGCGCCCAAGAACAGGGAAGCTGCTCAGAAATGCGATATTGTTTTAGAAAATATGCATGCTTATCTGGAAATGCGCGATATTCCGAAAATGATTAGCGGTATACATGAGTCCGGAGCCAGAGCAGCTAAGATTGTGAGCAATGTGCTTAATTTCAGCAGAAAAAGTGGCGGAGGATTTGCAAGCAACGATATTGCTGAACTTCTTGATAAGTCGCTGGAGTTGATTGGAAGCGACTATGATCTCAAAAAGAATTATGACTTTAAAAATCTTCGGGTGCAAAAGGATTATCAGCCCGGTCTGGGGCCTGTCTATTGTGAATCAAGTCAGGTGCAGCAGGTCTTTTTGAATCTATTTAAAAATGCCGCAGAGGCTCTGGCAGAGAAAGATTTTCAAGGTGAGCTTCCGGTTCTAAACCTTCGTGTCAGGAAAGAGGCTGGTATGGCCGTTGTGGAAATTAAAGACAATGGCCCGGGGCTGGATAAAAAAACCTGCAAGCGTATTTTTGAGCCGTTTTTTACTACCAAGCCCCCCGGAAAAGGTATTGGACTTGGGTTGTCTGTTTCATATTTTATTATTACCGATCAGCATGGTGGTAATATGGAAGTTTCATCGGAACTGGGCAAGTGGACGAAGTTTGTAGTGAAACTGCCCTTTGCAAACAGTTCTGATGAACAGGGATAA